A window of Clostridium botulinum BKT015925 contains these coding sequences:
- a CDS encoding GntR family transcriptional regulator has protein sequence MKIVSKENPLPLHYQLKEIIRELIENDELKSGDIIPTERELCKIQNVSRMTVNKAILALVNEGLLHRQQGKGTFVSEPKKMHQLSELKGFTEEMNSKGFKTKTKILSFEIKESTKKLQNIFSLDDQNKKIIEIIRLRETDKEPVAIETTILPYSLFSNMTKNSLDGKSLYQTFKTKYNYYPEKAKQVIEPIKLNDYECTLLNQKKNALALLFSRTTYTKQNSVIEFTKAIFRSDIYKYEMILK, from the coding sequence TTGAAGATAGTTTCAAAAGAAAATCCTTTACCCTTACATTACCAACTGAAAGAAATTATACGAGAACTAATCGAAAATGATGAATTAAAATCAGGAGATATAATTCCTACTGAAAGAGAACTCTGCAAAATTCAAAATGTTAGTAGAATGACTGTAAATAAAGCTATCCTCGCTCTTGTAAATGAAGGATTACTCCATAGGCAACAAGGAAAAGGTACTTTTGTATCTGAACCTAAAAAAATGCATCAATTATCTGAACTTAAAGGTTTTACTGAAGAAATGAATAGTAAGGGATTTAAGACAAAAACAAAAATTTTATCCTTTGAAATAAAAGAATCTACAAAAAAACTACAAAATATTTTTTCTTTAGATGATCAAAATAAAAAAATAATTGAAATAATAAGACTTAGAGAAACTGATAAAGAACCCGTAGCCATAGAAACTACTATATTACCCTACTCTCTTTTTAGTAATATGACTAAAAATTCTTTAGATGGAAAATCTCTGTACCAAACTTTTAAAACAAAATATAATTACTATCCTGAAAAAGCTAAACAAGTAATAGAACCCATTAAACTAAACGACTATGAATGTACTCTTTTAAATCAAAAGAAAAATGCACTTGCTCTATTATTTAGTAGAACAACTTATACTAAGCAAAATTCAGTTATAGAATTTACTAAAGCTATTTTTAGAAGTGATATATATAAATATGAAATGATTTTAAAATAA